From a region of the Pogona vitticeps strain Pit_001003342236 chromosome 7, PviZW2.1, whole genome shotgun sequence genome:
- the LOC110072594 gene encoding uncharacterized protein LOC110072594, translating into MGSGIPYRRLPTSVWDRVEEKMPSLYQTLSNVYKTWGKKHVWCGGIIATLFIFLIVSLSWQKPEVHPEPDDTLSERCAQLQREVSGLQATLKKHTEAAEREKAMLKSALSRNWELLQKEKADGEALRARLVHSNQTEKLLEKTKEEGVQMRAQLEAAHQALSETRQLRDACQDQLAGITAQAADMQRHEEEKKKLQEEIEHLRQQVSRMADELRDIWTKKANCEERIQHLEEQLSRQQRSTEKSEEIPPIVLFLSGFVVCAICKCFCAGNN; encoded by the exons ATGGGTTCAGGGATCCCCTATAGGCGTCTCCCCACCTCTGTGTGGGACAGAGTAGAGGAGAAGATGCCCAGCCTATACCAAACTCTTTCAAACGTATATAAGACGTGGGGGAAGAAGCATGTTTGGTGCGGTGGAATCATCGCCACCCTCTTCATCTTCTTGATCGTGTCTCTAAGTTGGCAGAAGCCAGAGGTTCACCCCGAGCCAGACGATACCCTTTCCGAAAGATGTGCACAGCTACAAAGAGAAGTCTCCGGTCTGCAGGCCACGCTCAAGAAGCACACGGAAGCCGCGGAGAGGGAGAAGGCAATGCTGAAAAGCGCCCTTTCCAGGAACTGGGAGCTGTTGCAGAAGGAGAAGGCAGACGGCGAAGCCCTCCGTGCTCGGCTGGTCCACTCAAACCAGACCGAGAAGCTCTTGGAGAAGACCAAGGAGGAAGGGGTCCAGATGCGGGCTCAACTGGAAGCTGCCCACCAGGCCCTCAGCGAAACCCGGCAGCTACGGGATGCCTGCCAGGACCAGCTG GCAGGAATCACAGCCCAAGCGGCAGACATGCAACGAcatgaggaagagaagaagaagctcCAGG aggaaattgaACACCTTCGACAGCAGGTGTCCAGGATGGCCGATGAGCTGCGGGACATCTGGACAAAGAA AGCAAACTGCGAGGAGAGAATCCAGCATCTGGAGGAGCAGCTCAGTCGGCAGCAGAGATCCACTGAGAAGAGCGAGGAGATCCCGCCCATCGTCCTTTTCCTGTCTGGTTTTGTTGTGTGTGCTATATGCAAGTGTTTTTGTGCTGGAAACAACTAA
- the LOC144584007 gene encoding uncharacterized protein LOC144584007 → MGDSDGSPPRRWGSRKLWVAVSLVELAIILILAAGLAHLATHREGEPGPPERWPPDGSALPALGEGGRWTLQAATRQWRLCWNHTKILEANASALSTEAIQLGNRLRQKEFDIKALEGELFILKNWTKKLEELNIQQREIITHFHQQQKLWSDSGHLHHCGVAWLVASVVTMALLL, encoded by the exons ATGGGGGACTCGGACGGCTCGCCCCCGCGGCGGTGGGGCAGCCGGAAGCTCTGGGTCGCCGTCTCCCTGGTGGAGCTGGCCATCATCCTCATCCTGGCCGCCGGGCTGGCCCACCTGGCCACCCACCGGGAGGGGGAGCCGGGCCCGCCGGAGCGGTGGCCCCCGGACGGCAGCGCCCTGCCCGCCCTGGGCGAAGGAGGCCGGTGGACCCTCCAGGCGGCCACCCGGCAGTGGAGGCTGTGCTGGAACCACACG AAAATCCTGGAAGCCAACGCGTCCGCCCTCAGCACCGAAGCGATCCAACTGGGCAATCGCTTGCGCCAGAAAGAATTCGACATTAAAGCTTTGGAAG GTGAACTTTTCATCTTGAAAAACTGGACAAAGAAACTCGAGGAGCTCAA CATCCAACAGAGAGAGATCATCACCCACTTCCACCAGCAACAGAAGCTTTGGTCCGACAGCGGCCACCTCCACCACTGCGGCGTGGCCTGGTTGGTGGCCTCAGTGGTCACCATGGCCCTTCTGCTGTGA
- the CCDC194 gene encoding coiled-coil domain-containing protein 194 isoform X3 produces the protein MTGLPSSWRNPRREIIVDPKQAPGSSLSAARGVQPAGAASAEAPPPPGGPMDPSSATKATLKVLGLCFILLLLVAAVTVSVAVLVRHSEATRQLRGCQERAANETAALADRVAELERERAQRAKQLEKLAQREKDLQRQLGQAKESRKRLNATVMGCLENVTRLDANLSALQNEMFTLQAEGMDVNSQNGALLAEMAQWREQVTGLEGRLAGAVDARDAAEAEKEACNARQDALQESLQSYLAEIASLQRRLQGRSSPSSSSRRRKG, from the exons ATGACGGGTTTGCCATCCTCCTGGAGAAACCCACGCAGAGAAATTATAGTGGATCCGAAGCAGGCTCCTGGCAGTTCTCTGTCCGCTGCCCGAGGTGTCCAGCCGGCGGGTGCTGCCTCTGccgaggctcccccccccccgggcggccCCATGGATCCCTCTTCGGCCACGAAAGCCACACTGAAAGTCCTGGGCCTCTGCTTCATCCTCCTGCTCCTGGTGGCCGCCGTGACGGTCTCCGTGGCCGTCCTGGTGAGGCACTCGGAGGCCACCCGCCAGCTGAGAGGGTGCCAGGAGAGGGCCGCCAACGAGACGGCGGCCCTGGCCGACCGGGTGGCCGAGCTGGAGCGCGAGAGAGCCCAACGGGCCAAGCAGTTGGAGAAGCTGGCCCAGCGGGAGAAGGACCTCCAGAGGCAGCTCGGCCAGGCCAAGGAAAGCCGGAAGAGGCTCAACGCCACCGTGATGGGCTGCCTGGAGAACGTG ACCCGGTTGGATGCCAACCTGTCAGCCCTCCAGAACGAGATGTTCACCCTCCAGGCTGAAGGAATGGATGTGAACAGTCAGAATGGGGCCCTCCTAG CGGAAATGGCCCAGTGGCGTGAGCAGGTGACGGGACTCGAAGGCCGGCTGGCGGGCGCCGTGGATGCACGAGATGCCGCCGAGGCCGAGAAGGAGGCCTGCAACGCCAGGCAGGATGCGCTCCAAGAAAGCCT GCAGAGCTACCTGGCTGAGATCGCCTCCCTCCAGCGCCGCCTCCAGGGCCGGTCCTCGCCCTCGTCCTCGTCCCGCCGCAG gAAGGGCTGA
- the CCDC194 gene encoding coiled-coil domain-containing protein 194 isoform X4, with translation MTGLPSSWRNPRREIIVDPKQAPGSSLSAARGVQPAGAASAEAPPPPGGPMDPSSATKATLKVLGLCFILLLLVAAVTVSVAVLVRHSEATRQLRGCQERAANETAALADRVAELERERAQRAKQLEKLAQREKDLQRQLGQAKESRKRLNATVMGCLENVTRLDANLSALQNEMFTLQAEGMDVNSQNGALLAEMAQWREQVTGLEGRLAGAVDARDAAEAEKEACNARQDALQESLKG, from the exons ATGACGGGTTTGCCATCCTCCTGGAGAAACCCACGCAGAGAAATTATAGTGGATCCGAAGCAGGCTCCTGGCAGTTCTCTGTCCGCTGCCCGAGGTGTCCAGCCGGCGGGTGCTGCCTCTGccgaggctcccccccccccgggcggccCCATGGATCCCTCTTCGGCCACGAAAGCCACACTGAAAGTCCTGGGCCTCTGCTTCATCCTCCTGCTCCTGGTGGCCGCCGTGACGGTCTCCGTGGCCGTCCTGGTGAGGCACTCGGAGGCCACCCGCCAGCTGAGAGGGTGCCAGGAGAGGGCCGCCAACGAGACGGCGGCCCTGGCCGACCGGGTGGCCGAGCTGGAGCGCGAGAGAGCCCAACGGGCCAAGCAGTTGGAGAAGCTGGCCCAGCGGGAGAAGGACCTCCAGAGGCAGCTCGGCCAGGCCAAGGAAAGCCGGAAGAGGCTCAACGCCACCGTGATGGGCTGCCTGGAGAACGTG ACCCGGTTGGATGCCAACCTGTCAGCCCTCCAGAACGAGATGTTCACCCTCCAGGCTGAAGGAATGGATGTGAACAGTCAGAATGGGGCCCTCCTAG CGGAAATGGCCCAGTGGCGTGAGCAGGTGACGGGACTCGAAGGCCGGCTGGCGGGCGCCGTGGATGCACGAGATGCCGCCGAGGCCGAGAAGGAGGCCTGCAACGCCAGGCAGGATGCGCTCCAAGAAAGCCT gAAGGGCTGA
- the CCDC194 gene encoding coiled-coil domain-containing protein 194 isoform X1 produces MTGLPSSWRNPRREIIVDPKQAPGSSLSAARGVQPAGAASAEAPPPPGGPMDPSSATKATLKVLGLCFILLLLVAAVTVSVAVLVRHSEATRQLRGCQERAANETAALADRVAELERERAQRAKQLEKLAQREKDLQRQLGQAKESRKRLNATVMGCLENVTRLDANLSALQNEMFTLQAEGMDVNSQNGALLAEMAQWREQVTGLEGRLAGAVDARDAAEAEKEACNARQDALQESLQSYLAEIASLQRRLQGRSSPSSSSRRRCPPFRYLFWGLVTLCALFPLEGLSFLL; encoded by the exons ATGACGGGTTTGCCATCCTCCTGGAGAAACCCACGCAGAGAAATTATAGTGGATCCGAAGCAGGCTCCTGGCAGTTCTCTGTCCGCTGCCCGAGGTGTCCAGCCGGCGGGTGCTGCCTCTGccgaggctcccccccccccgggcggccCCATGGATCCCTCTTCGGCCACGAAAGCCACACTGAAAGTCCTGGGCCTCTGCTTCATCCTCCTGCTCCTGGTGGCCGCCGTGACGGTCTCCGTGGCCGTCCTGGTGAGGCACTCGGAGGCCACCCGCCAGCTGAGAGGGTGCCAGGAGAGGGCCGCCAACGAGACGGCGGCCCTGGCCGACCGGGTGGCCGAGCTGGAGCGCGAGAGAGCCCAACGGGCCAAGCAGTTGGAGAAGCTGGCCCAGCGGGAGAAGGACCTCCAGAGGCAGCTCGGCCAGGCCAAGGAAAGCCGGAAGAGGCTCAACGCCACCGTGATGGGCTGCCTGGAGAACGTG ACCCGGTTGGATGCCAACCTGTCAGCCCTCCAGAACGAGATGTTCACCCTCCAGGCTGAAGGAATGGATGTGAACAGTCAGAATGGGGCCCTCCTAG CGGAAATGGCCCAGTGGCGTGAGCAGGTGACGGGACTCGAAGGCCGGCTGGCGGGCGCCGTGGATGCACGAGATGCCGCCGAGGCCGAGAAGGAGGCCTGCAACGCCAGGCAGGATGCGCTCCAAGAAAGCCT GCAGAGCTACCTGGCTGAGATCGCCTCCCTCCAGCGCCGCCTCCAGGGCCGGTCCTCGCCCTCGTCCTCGTCCCGCCGCAGGTGCCCCCCCTTCCGGTACTTATTCTGGGGGCTGGTGACCCTTTGCGCTCTGTTCCCCCTT gAAGGGCTGAGCTTTCTCCTCTAG
- the CCDC194 gene encoding coiled-coil domain-containing protein 194 isoform X2 produces MTGLPSSWRNPRREIIVDPKQAPGSSLSAARGVQPAGAASAEAPPPPGGPMDPSSATKATLKVLGLCFILLLLVAAVTVSVAVLVRHSEATRQLRGCQERAANETAALADRVAELERERAQRAKQLEKLAQREKDLQRQLGQAKESRKRLNATVMGCLENVTRLDANLSALQNEMFTLQAEGMDVNSQNGALLAEMAQWREQVTGLEGRLAGAVDARDAAEAEKEACNARQDALQESLQSYLAEIASLQRRLQGRSSPSSSSRRRCPPFRKG; encoded by the exons ATGACGGGTTTGCCATCCTCCTGGAGAAACCCACGCAGAGAAATTATAGTGGATCCGAAGCAGGCTCCTGGCAGTTCTCTGTCCGCTGCCCGAGGTGTCCAGCCGGCGGGTGCTGCCTCTGccgaggctcccccccccccgggcggccCCATGGATCCCTCTTCGGCCACGAAAGCCACACTGAAAGTCCTGGGCCTCTGCTTCATCCTCCTGCTCCTGGTGGCCGCCGTGACGGTCTCCGTGGCCGTCCTGGTGAGGCACTCGGAGGCCACCCGCCAGCTGAGAGGGTGCCAGGAGAGGGCCGCCAACGAGACGGCGGCCCTGGCCGACCGGGTGGCCGAGCTGGAGCGCGAGAGAGCCCAACGGGCCAAGCAGTTGGAGAAGCTGGCCCAGCGGGAGAAGGACCTCCAGAGGCAGCTCGGCCAGGCCAAGGAAAGCCGGAAGAGGCTCAACGCCACCGTGATGGGCTGCCTGGAGAACGTG ACCCGGTTGGATGCCAACCTGTCAGCCCTCCAGAACGAGATGTTCACCCTCCAGGCTGAAGGAATGGATGTGAACAGTCAGAATGGGGCCCTCCTAG CGGAAATGGCCCAGTGGCGTGAGCAGGTGACGGGACTCGAAGGCCGGCTGGCGGGCGCCGTGGATGCACGAGATGCCGCCGAGGCCGAGAAGGAGGCCTGCAACGCCAGGCAGGATGCGCTCCAAGAAAGCCT GCAGAGCTACCTGGCTGAGATCGCCTCCCTCCAGCGCCGCCTCCAGGGCCGGTCCTCGCCCTCGTCCTCGTCCCGCCGCAGGTGCCCCCCCTTCCG gAAGGGCTGA